Proteins from a genomic interval of Geotrypetes seraphini chromosome 7, aGeoSer1.1, whole genome shotgun sequence:
- the BMP4 gene encoding bone morphogenetic protein 4: MIPGNRMLMVILFCQVLLGGSHHASLIPETGRKKVAEIQGQAGGRRSGQSHELLRDFEATLLQMFGLRRRPQPGKAAVVPAYMLDLYRLQSGEGAEDFQEEIGLEYPERSASRANTVRSFHHEEHLEKIPGTPESSNFRFLFNLNSIPENELISSAELRLFREQIDQYTNWEDGFHRINIYEVMKPLARKGQMITRLLDTRLVHQNVTRWESFDVSPAVLRWTQNEQVNHGLAVQVTHLNETKTLQGKHVRISRSLLPQRDADWSQLRPLLVTFSHDGRGHALTRRAKRSPKQQRRHKKNKNCRRHSLYVDFSDVGWNDWIVAPPGYQAFYCHGDCPFPLADHLNSTNHAIVQTLVNSVNSSIPKACCVPTELSAISMLYLDEYDKVVLKNYQEMVVEGCGCR; this comes from the exons ATGATTCCTGGTAACCGAATGCTGATGGTCATTTTATTCTGCCAAGTCCTGCTAGGAGGAAGTCACCATGCGAGTCTGATACCCGAGACGGGGAGGAAGAAAGTCGCCGAGATTCAGGGCCAGGCGGGAGGACGACGCTCGGGGCAGAGCCATGAACTCTTGCGGGACTTCGAGGCCACCCTGCTGCAGATGTTCGGCCTGCGCAGGCGGCCGCAGCCCGGCAAGGCGGCCGTCGTCCCCGCCTACATGCTGGACCTGTACCGGCTGCAGTCCGGAGAGGGGGCAGAGGACTTCCAGGAGGAGATCGGGCTGGAGTACCCCGAGAGGTCGGCCAGCCGCGCCAACACCGTGAGGAGTTTCCACCACGAAG aacatttGGAGAAAATACCAGGAACACCAGAAAGCTCAAACTTCCGTTTTCTATTTAACCTCAACAGTATCCCAGAAAATGAGTTAATTTCCTCTGCAGAACTGAGACTGTTTAGGGAACAGATAGACCAGTATACAAACTGGGAAGACGGTTTTCACCGGATCAATATATACGAAGTCATGAAACCTCTCGCGAGGAAGGGCCAAATGATTACTAGACTACTAGATACAAGACTGGTCCATCAGAACGTGACCCGCTGGGAAAGTTTCGATGTAAGTCCTGCTGTTCTGAGGTGGACTCAGAATGAGCAAGTAAACCATGGACTAGCTGTTCAGGTGACCCACCTTAACGAAACCAAAACTCTTCAGGGGAAACATGTTAGGATTAGCCGATCTTTATTACCTCAACGGGATGCTGACTGGTCACAGCTGAGGCCGCTTTTGGTCACTTTTAGCCACGATGGCAGGGGACATGCGCTGACCAGGAGGgcgaaaaggagccctaagcagcAGAGACGtcacaagaaaaataaaaattgccgGAGACACTCTCTCTATGTGGATTTCAGCGATGTGGGCTGGAATGATTGGATTGTGGCCCCTCCGGGCTATCAGGCTTTTTATTGCCATGGGGATTGTCCCTTTCCCTTAGCTGACCACCTAAACTCCACCAATCATGCTATTGTTCAAACTCTGGTGAACTCTGTAAACTCCAGCATCCCCAAGGCCTGCTGCGTGCCCACAGAGCTAAGTGCCATTTCCATGCTTTATTTGGACGAGTACGATAAGGTTGTCCTTAAAAACTATCAGGAAATGGTAGTCGAGGGGTGTGGATGTcgataa